A single window of Pontibacillus chungwhensis DNA harbors:
- a CDS encoding CAP domain-containing protein, whose amino-acid sequence MNKKLVYALTAVLSLGVLGACNNTDTKESLNDTNNSNVERLTFENQGKGDSYSANDGNGRFNVQGEMRQYTIPGGDMNGMRENVEKYVPDQFEQYMQDGEKRRQYRQGKGDGNGQTQYSQPDQNQTPNQNNQNQQKQQTEQQKEQTEKAQSDFKAKVVELTNKERKKKGLPALKADAELRGVAQKKSEDMVKNDYFSHTSPRYGSPFEMMQNFGVDYKTAAENIAAGQQTPEKVVQQWMNSAGHRKNILNKNVTHIGIGIAKGGEMGIYWTQMFIQK is encoded by the coding sequence ATGAACAAGAAATTAGTCTATGCTCTAACCGCTGTTCTTTCTTTAGGGGTTTTAGGAGCATGTAACAATACAGACACGAAAGAAAGCTTAAACGATACTAACAACTCAAATGTAGAACGCCTTACGTTTGAAAACCAGGGAAAGGGCGATTCCTACAGCGCTAACGACGGCAACGGCCGCTTTAACGTTCAAGGAGAAATGCGTCAGTATACAATCCCTGGCGGAGATATGAACGGAATGCGTGAAAATGTTGAGAAGTATGTACCTGATCAGTTTGAACAATACATGCAAGACGGCGAAAAACGTCGTCAATATCGTCAAGGTAAAGGCGATGGCAATGGACAGACTCAGTACTCACAGCCTGACCAAAACCAAACACCAAATCAAAATAACCAGAACCAGCAAAAGCAGCAAACTGAACAGCAAAAAGAGCAAACTGAAAAAGCTCAAAGCGACTTCAAAGCAAAAGTAGTTGAATTAACAAACAAAGAACGTAAAAAGAAAGGCTTACCTGCTTTAAAAGCAGATGCTGAACTTCGCGGGGTTGCCCAGAAGAAATCTGAGGATATGGTGAAGAACGATTACTTCTCTCACACTTCTCCTCGTTACGGAAGCCCATTTGAAATGATGCAAAACTTCGGCGTGGATTATAAAACAGCAGCGGAAAACATTGCTGCTGGTCAACAGACTCCAGAAAAAGTTGTTCAACAGTGGATGAATAGTGCAGGACACCGTAAAAACATTTTAAATAAAAATGTAACACACATCGGTATTGGTATTGCTAAAGGCGGAGAAATGGGTATTTACTGGACACAAATGTTTATTCAGAAATAA
- a CDS encoding lipase family protein — translation MCEITYEQYKQKGLFAIPKGFTLVDSFKAASIQDMEWFGFIIESNDAVIIAFRGTQSEPDWIADARVYETPFPYMEDAGLVHTGFLTVYDSCRDAIFEAYKKVSPHKTLYITGHSLGAALSTLHALDASLHAPFPQIVMYNYASPRVGNKEFTITYRNRVPLSIRFVNVHDVVTKVPPTIIYCPITKQVWYYAHVKAQMSFSIQTETISGNHSLVTYKKGIEQFL, via the coding sequence ATGTGTGAAATTACGTATGAACAGTACAAACAAAAAGGGTTATTCGCGATTCCAAAGGGATTCACATTAGTCGATTCCTTTAAGGCCGCTTCTATTCAGGATATGGAATGGTTTGGTTTTATAATTGAAAGCAACGATGCTGTTATCATCGCTTTTCGAGGAACTCAGTCAGAGCCCGACTGGATTGCTGATGCACGCGTTTATGAAACCCCATTCCCCTATATGGAGGATGCGGGGTTAGTGCACACTGGTTTTTTAACCGTGTATGATTCTTGTCGAGATGCGATATTTGAAGCCTATAAAAAAGTATCCCCCCACAAAACCCTTTATATCACAGGACACAGCCTTGGCGCAGCTCTTTCCACCCTTCATGCCCTCGATGCATCCTTGCACGCCCCGTTTCCTCAGATTGTGATGTATAACTACGCTAGTCCCCGCGTGGGTAACAAGGAATTTACGATCACCTATCGAAACCGTGTCCCTTTGAGCATTCGATTTGTGAATGTACACGACGTTGTCACCAAAGTTCCTCCGACCATTATTTATTGCCCGATTACAAAGCAAGTCTGGTACTATGCCCATGTTAAAGCCCAGATGTCGTTTTCTATCCAGACAGAAACCATCTCAGGAAACCATAGCCTGGTCACCTATAAGAAAGGGATTGAACAATTTTTATAG
- a CDS encoding IDEAL domain-containing protein yields the protein MLSIKTLKPFYVKQETRNIRIMLAYQYFTIHIDGDVYQFVPIEGREIVVNRKTKRIENAKDILVFQKGKHMIQISIEELLDIPEFLTHVHSIAHRYLTKQLPVTLEKSGDIIYELERQNAMRLIDEAIDQNDKEAFLELCSYMNEHFAVSHETQK from the coding sequence ATGTTATCGATTAAGACGCTGAAGCCCTTTTATGTAAAGCAAGAAACTCGGAATATCCGGATTATGTTAGCTTATCAATACTTCACCATTCATATTGATGGAGACGTCTATCAATTTGTACCCATTGAGGGTCGGGAAATTGTTGTGAACCGCAAGACAAAGCGAATTGAAAACGCGAAAGACATTCTTGTCTTCCAAAAAGGCAAACATATGATTCAAATTTCAATTGAAGAGCTTCTGGATATCCCTGAATTCTTAACACATGTTCACTCAATCGCTCATCGTTATTTAACAAAGCAACTTCCTGTTACTTTAGAGAAATCAGGTGATATCATTTATGAATTAGAGCGCCAAAATGCTATGCGACTCATTGATGAAGCCATTGACCAGAACGATAAGGAAGCGTTCCTTGAGCTTTGCAGCTACATGAATGAACACTTTGCTGTATCACATGAAACTCAAAAATAA
- the helD gene encoding RNA polymerase recycling motor HelD, translating to MDERQREQERVDKVVQEIEQKVEDIQEKAGDVKEEVIGLRETFWEDVTVNIDEPDDIMETYNSLRQQAELLGERERSHKHVYDQLKTLKRMKSSPYFGRVDFTEARSQETDQVYIGISSLMDRQDENFLVYDWRAPISSLYYDYSPGPAEYDTPEGTIEGTMDVKRQYIIRQGEIKGMFDTGVTIGDELLQEVLGNQANTQMKSIVATIQKEQNQIIRYDQRPFLVVQGVAGSGKTSAALQRVAYLLYRYRTKITADQMMLFSPNPMFNSYVANVLPELGEENIAQTTFQEYMEDRLQTRLQYEDAYDQLEYLLTAERNETYETRLEGVQYKATLQFKEDVDHYADSLAKKGLAFKNIKFRGEIIVSKEEIENHFYTLDPFISIPNRLEEVVNWLLSEIEAMEKRERSKEWVEEEIELLGKEEYLKIHQKLQAGYRGNAETFDDAVLEQKLLSKAIVKKYTKPIKRKIHDLQFLNMKTIYKSLFQSRTGLSKEAANQTTDQLEHGTLFYEDVTPFLYLEDLIKGTHIYNHIRYLFIDEAQDYSPFQFAFLKKLFPYSRMTVLGDYNQAIYAHTLHAPNLLSEDLYEANRAEYLTLLRSYRSTRQIIEFTKQLIPGGESIQPFNREGVMPLLVSTATQEEHQHSLIKELYRLGEKKYETIAIICKTAEESQKAYDVLVSKDIPVRLMDKDTYTFTKGIIVIPVYLAKGIEFDAVLLHDASDENYQFQLDRHLFYTACTRAMHELSLLTLGEPSRFIREISTDYYKYK from the coding sequence GTGGATGAGCGGCAGCGAGAACAAGAGCGGGTAGACAAAGTGGTTCAAGAGATTGAACAGAAAGTAGAGGATATCCAAGAGAAAGCAGGAGATGTAAAAGAAGAGGTCATTGGCCTCCGGGAAACATTCTGGGAAGATGTAACGGTTAATATTGATGAGCCTGATGATATTATGGAAACTTACAACAGTCTCCGTCAGCAGGCCGAACTGTTAGGTGAGCGAGAGCGGAGCCATAAGCATGTCTATGATCAACTAAAAACGCTGAAGCGGATGAAGAGCTCTCCTTATTTCGGGCGGGTGGATTTCACAGAAGCCCGTAGTCAGGAGACAGATCAAGTGTACATAGGGATCTCTTCTTTAATGGACCGGCAGGATGAGAATTTCCTCGTCTATGATTGGAGAGCTCCGATCTCTAGCCTTTACTACGATTATTCTCCGGGACCTGCAGAGTACGATACACCAGAAGGGACTATTGAGGGGACTATGGATGTGAAACGCCAATACATCATACGCCAGGGAGAAATTAAAGGGATGTTTGATACCGGTGTCACGATAGGGGATGAGCTCCTTCAAGAAGTCCTTGGAAACCAAGCTAATACCCAAATGAAGAGTATCGTTGCTACCATTCAGAAGGAGCAGAACCAAATTATCCGATATGATCAACGCCCCTTTTTAGTTGTTCAGGGTGTTGCCGGTAGCGGAAAGACATCTGCAGCGCTTCAACGAGTCGCTTACCTACTCTATCGGTATCGAACGAAGATTACAGCGGATCAAATGATGCTATTTTCCCCAAATCCGATGTTTAACAGCTATGTGGCTAATGTCCTCCCTGAATTAGGAGAGGAAAACATTGCGCAGACCACCTTTCAAGAATATATGGAAGATCGCCTGCAAACGAGGCTTCAATACGAGGATGCTTATGATCAGCTAGAATATTTGCTGACGGCAGAACGCAATGAAACCTATGAAACACGCTTAGAAGGAGTCCAATATAAGGCGACGCTTCAATTTAAGGAAGATGTAGATCATTATGCAGATTCCCTTGCTAAAAAGGGATTAGCATTTAAAAATATTAAATTCCGAGGAGAAATTATCGTCTCCAAAGAGGAAATAGAGAACCACTTCTATACCCTGGATCCTTTTATCTCCATACCGAATCGTCTGGAGGAGGTAGTTAATTGGTTACTCAGTGAAATCGAAGCTATGGAGAAGAGAGAACGCTCTAAAGAATGGGTCGAGGAAGAAATTGAGTTATTGGGAAAAGAAGAATACCTAAAAATTCATCAAAAATTACAAGCAGGATACAGAGGCAATGCCGAAACATTTGATGATGCCGTACTCGAACAAAAACTGTTATCAAAGGCAATCGTTAAGAAATATACAAAACCCATTAAGCGAAAAATTCATGATCTGCAGTTCTTGAACATGAAAACGATCTATAAGTCACTATTTCAATCGAGAACTGGGCTTAGCAAAGAGGCCGCAAACCAAACAACGGATCAATTAGAACATGGCACCCTGTTCTATGAGGATGTGACGCCTTTCTTATATTTAGAAGACCTTATTAAAGGAACGCATATCTATAATCACATTCGTTATTTATTTATAGATGAGGCACAAGATTACTCCCCGTTTCAGTTTGCCTTTTTGAAAAAACTATTTCCTTACAGTCGTATGACGGTGCTCGGAGATTATAACCAAGCCATCTATGCTCATACGCTTCATGCGCCGAATCTTCTGTCTGAGGACCTTTATGAAGCAAATCGTGCAGAATATTTAACGCTTCTTCGGAGTTATCGCTCTACACGCCAAATTATAGAGTTCACAAAACAATTGATTCCAGGCGGAGAGAGCATTCAACCCTTCAATCGTGAAGGAGTCATGCCACTACTTGTGAGCACTGCCACTCAAGAAGAACATCAACATTCGCTCATTAAAGAATTGTATCGCCTTGGTGAGAAGAAGTATGAAACGATCGCTATTATTTGTAAGACGGCAGAGGAAAGTCAAAAAGCTTACGATGTCCTGGTATCTAAAGATATTCCCGTTCGTCTTATGGATAAAGACACGTACACGTTCACAAAAGGCATAATTGTTATTCCTGTGTATTTAGCAAAAGGAATTGAATTTGACGCTGTCCTTCTCCATGATGCATCCGATGAGAACTACCAGTTTCAATTAGACCGTCATCTTTTCTATACAGCTTGTACAAGGGCTATGCATGAACTATCGTTACTCACTCTTGGTGAACCGAGTCGATTTATTCGAGAAATTTCTACAGATTATTATAAGTATAAGTAA
- a CDS encoding ABC transporter ATP-binding protein — protein MSRTPIKSHPHARMGQKPPKINDMGATLKRIWKYVAQHKGLFILVMLMVLISSGLSLVGPYVLGLTVDRVIEKVETGELIQLFIGLGAIYLFQMIALILQNYWMIGVSQHTVYSMREHLFAHLQKLSLSYFQKQQHGELMSRLTNDMENVSRTLNSSIIQFTTSILVLIGTIGMMIWLSPILTLLTLIIVPVLVLGMKWITKRTSIYFKDQQRHLGDLNGYIEESLSGHSIIKLFSREKETMDEFNEKNAQLKTAGYWAQTYTGFIPKLMNMLNNVSFAIIVGAGGYLAVKGSISVGVIVTFTTYSRQFTRPLNDLANQFNMILSAVAGAERVFQVMDEAPEAKEGKESRLTNVKGDVRFESVSFAYEEDQATLHKIDLHAKPGDTVALVGPTGAGKTTIISLLLRFYDPDQGRILVDQKDTKQITRESLRTQMAVVLQDSFLFETSIRENIRYGKLDATNEEVEKAAQEANAHSFICKLPDGYDTILQSSGASISQGQKQLLSIARAMIKDPAILILDEATSSIDTLTEMKINDALKKLMKGRTSFVIAHRLHTIYQADQIVVLQNGSIIERGTHDQLVSHGGFYRSLVDVQFGQQVVE, from the coding sequence ATGTCGAGAACTCCTATTAAATCTCATCCCCATGCCAGAATGGGGCAGAAACCGCCTAAAATTAATGACATGGGTGCTACTTTGAAACGAATTTGGAAGTATGTGGCTCAACATAAAGGGCTCTTTATCCTTGTGATGCTCATGGTGCTAATCAGTTCTGGTCTTTCATTAGTTGGTCCCTACGTACTCGGATTAACTGTAGACCGTGTTATTGAGAAAGTAGAGACCGGCGAATTAATACAGTTATTCATTGGCTTAGGAGCTATTTACCTCTTTCAAATGATTGCACTTATCTTGCAAAATTACTGGATGATCGGAGTCTCACAACATACTGTATACAGCATGCGTGAACATTTATTTGCCCACTTGCAGAAACTCTCACTTTCCTACTTTCAAAAACAGCAACACGGGGAATTAATGAGCCGTCTCACGAATGATATGGAGAATGTTAGCCGAACCCTGAACTCATCCATTATTCAGTTTACGACAAGTATATTAGTGCTTATAGGGACCATTGGGATGATGATTTGGTTAAGTCCCATACTAACGCTTCTTACGTTGATCATTGTTCCTGTTTTAGTTTTAGGAATGAAATGGATCACGAAACGCACGAGTATATATTTTAAGGATCAGCAACGGCACCTCGGAGATCTGAATGGCTATATTGAAGAGTCGTTAAGTGGTCACTCTATTATAAAGTTATTCTCAAGAGAGAAAGAAACCATGGATGAATTTAATGAGAAGAATGCCCAATTAAAGACAGCAGGCTATTGGGCGCAAACTTACACAGGATTTATTCCTAAATTGATGAATATGTTAAATAATGTGAGCTTTGCTATTATTGTTGGGGCCGGTGGCTATTTAGCGGTTAAGGGTTCTATTTCTGTTGGGGTTATTGTTACCTTTACGACCTACTCAAGGCAATTCACGCGGCCTTTGAATGATTTAGCGAATCAGTTCAATATGATTCTCTCTGCGGTTGCAGGGGCTGAGCGAGTGTTTCAAGTCATGGATGAAGCGCCTGAAGCAAAAGAAGGTAAGGAGTCTCGTCTTACAAATGTAAAAGGGGATGTACGTTTTGAATCGGTGTCTTTCGCTTATGAAGAGGACCAAGCCACTCTCCATAAGATTGACCTCCATGCGAAGCCTGGCGATACGGTTGCATTAGTGGGTCCGACAGGCGCAGGGAAAACAACTATTATTTCGTTACTTCTTCGTTTCTACGATCCTGATCAAGGACGGATACTCGTGGATCAAAAAGATACGAAACAAATTACGAGAGAAAGTTTACGGACACAAATGGCAGTCGTTCTTCAAGACTCCTTCTTATTTGAGACGTCCATTCGAGAGAATATACGGTATGGAAAACTTGACGCGACTAATGAAGAGGTGGAGAAAGCGGCTCAGGAGGCAAACGCTCATTCTTTCATTTGTAAGCTTCCAGATGGATATGATACGATTCTGCAATCTTCAGGCGCTAGTATCAGTCAAGGCCAGAAGCAGCTTCTCTCTATTGCTAGAGCCATGATTAAAGACCCTGCCATTCTGATTTTAGATGAAGCAACGAGTAGTATAGATACATTAACAGAGATGAAGATTAATGACGCTCTTAAGAAGTTAATGAAAGGGCGCACCAGTTTCGTGATTGCTCACCGTTTGCATACCATCTATCAAGCCGATCAAATTGTCGTGCTTCAAAATGGTTCGATTATTGAAAGAGGGACACATGACCAATTAGTTTCTCACGGTGGTTTTTACCGAAGTCTCGTTGACGTTCAATTTGGCCAGCAAGTCGTTGAGTGA